A region of Falco peregrinus isolate bFalPer1 chromosome 13, bFalPer1.pri, whole genome shotgun sequence DNA encodes the following proteins:
- the FUNDC2 gene encoding FUN14 domain-containing protein 2, translating into MAGPGGGAKEDLLNVLDLAEYTKNRPWWRKVFAPSSGSSAEKYNVATQLVIGGVTGWCTGFIFQKVGKLAATAVGGGFFLLQIANHTGYIKVDWKLVERDVNKAKQQLKFHSSGNKMSPEVKSRVDEVIIFLKKNVILTGGFAGGFLLGMVS; encoded by the exons ATGGCGGGGCCGGGCGGag GTGCGAAGGAGGACTTGTTGAACGTGCTGGACCTGGCGGAGTACACCAAGAACCGGCCCTGGTGGCGCAAGGTCTTCGCCCCCAGCTCGGGGTCGAGCGCTGAGAAGTACAATGTGGCCACACAGCTGGTGATCGGAGGGGTCACGGGATG GTGTACTGGATTCATCTTCCAGAAAGTTGGAAAGCTGGCAGCGACAGCAGTGGGAGGTGGCTTTTTCCTACTTCAG ATTGCAAACCACACGGGATACATCAAAGTGGACTGGAAGCTAGTAGAACGGGACGTGAAcaaagccaagcagcagctgaaatttcACAGCAGTGGTAACAAAATGTCTCCAGAAGTGAAAAGCAGAGTGGATGAG GTGATCATATTTCTGAAGAAGAATGTTATCCTGACTGGAGGGTTTGCTGGAGGATTCCTGCTTGGAATGGTGTCCTAG
- the CMC4 gene encoding cx9C motif-containing protein 4 isoform X2, translating to MSQKDPCQKQACEIQKCLQVNNYMESKCEAMLQEMRKCCARYPKGRSICCSGFEKEEREREKFKATSEGIPQPPQ from the exons ATGTCCCAGAAGGATCCCTGCCAGAAACAAGcctgtgaaatacagaaatgcttGCAAG tgaacAACTACATGGAGTCTAAGTGTGAAGCCATGCTTCAGGAAATGCGGAAGTGCTGTGCCCGGTACCCCAAGGGCAGATCCATCTGTTGTTCAGGGtttgagaaagaagaaagggagagagaaaagtttAAGGCGACTTCAGAAGGAATTCCCCAACCACCTCAGTAA